cagttaaagggacaatTGACCCGTTATACCGGTGTAAGTAGACCAAATCTGTCTGTAATCATGCTCGTGATTAACAACTCGGACTCCCGAGTCAATCACCCGTGTGATTACAGATCGAATTTACCTCCACTCGGTcccattaccattattattttcTCAACAGGACGAAGCCACAATAAGTCTGTTGACATCCGCTCGGAGCTACCTCCAAAGCCGTGGTAGCAGCTACATACAACAGCTACAATGGCGTGATATGTGGGCTTTCGTTACACAACGTGTAAACAATAAAAACATGGTGTACGCTGAAGGATATCAGCAATCACCGAGTAACGATGAGTGGGCGACTCCTGTCAGAATCCACACTACAGTTCCGATCTCAAAGCAAAGCACCGTGGATTGCCAATGGATTAAAAATGATGACAACCGCCGAAGGAAAGAGTTTTGCGATAAGTTTGATGGCTACGAAGAAATTTGTAAATGTAAGGGTCTACACTGCGAAGACTGATTACCAGAAATACGTACATGAAAGTGACTAATCCAATTACAAGAAAAGAGCAGTGAATTTCATTCAAATACTTCCTCATCTTTGGTTACTGTGAACTTAATCACTGATTGGCAGAATTGAACTGAttgctttaattcttttttgttgACTGTAATTATTCATATTCTGTTGTATACATTAGGAATAATTACCAGCATAGATTTTTTGTATCAATATTTGCACGCAATCAccatggaggggggggggagggacaTAAAAATTATAACTGCCAATGAGAGGGGATCGTCAGAATATTACAAAGCCTTATGGGTGGGATCGGGTTAATTTCATTgcaacacaatcaaaatcctccaaccatcccttcccccccctcccaccaCTTCCCCCGACGATGATTGATGATTATTCCCTCCGCATCACGTTTCCTCGAAAGAAGTttgttctttcgttttctttcacAGGCGAGAATCCAGAACAGTTAGCTTTTGAGCCGCCCCTACCACCAGATGGCAGCCGAATCAACCTTCCACTGCTGATCATGGCTAGTAACCGCCCTTATTACCTGTACAGAATGCTTAAGACGTTACGACAGGTCCAAGGGTTGAATCATACCATGGTGACAGTGTTTATTGATGGATTTTTCGAGGAACCTGCTTTACTTGCTGGTTTGTATGGGCTGAATGTCGATCAACAAGCGGGAGTCAGTGAACGAAGAGCAAGGATCTCGCAGGTACAAAGCATAGCTTtatgattggtttaaaaaagcttttgccgccttctcaaccaatcagatgcaaagatGAAGTCAATCCCGATGTGGTCACgtgcattttcccgcgcttggctTTATGAAATTTGATCACTGTAGGTTTGGTAATAGAATTCTTGATTAATTGAAGATGGTGCCCTTCTCTGAGAGACTTTGCTCCTCGAAAAAGTCATCCACGCACATGAGAGAGTTAGAATCCCACACGTCCAAGCGCTTCCTCAAGTTTCACCTTCATTCTTTTTCTCAGCATTACAAAAGATCACTTACGGCCTCTTTTGCTCGTCATGCTGATGCTAACGTTGTGGTCATCCTCGAGGAAGATCTTGATGTATCTCCAGATATTCTCACGTTTTTCAATCAGTTACTCCCGGTCTTGGAAAACGATGACAGTCTTTACTGTATATCAGCTTGGAATGATCAGGTAAATAACTCAGATATCACATTAATTTGTGCGTGTGGCCAAAGGTTAACAAACAAATGGTGAAGTTTGATCGTCCGGATGAGtatagtcctgagaaggactgttatCGGgagtggtgactgacgtttagACAACCGGAGAGGAAGACGTCATCAAAATCAGGTGAATAGATGCTGTCAGTCGAATTTTCTAAGTCCAGGTACCATACAACACTTTACAAAAAGAATCATTCaagacattaacattacaaacgaaccgaacagaacgaccaAACTTTACCGACGGATCGAGtccgaccaatcacgaccgacaTACGCCATTTTCAGAGTCTTttagccaataacatcacggcaaaactagCCAATCAGTTTATCCGAACCGGACTTAGAACATTCGACTTGGATGGTAAACATTATACAGTCAAgtgtattttttcaaattttagtCGACGGGCTCAATGTCTAGATACGGAACAGGGCTGGCTTTAGTGGTTACAATCACTTACTATACCTTTATGGCTAACCTACAAGTGATAGCTATTTGTTTTTATCAGGGTTATACACATGCAGTTAAAGATCCAGCCATGACCTACAGAGTTGAGACAATGCCAGGACTTGGATGGTAAACATTATACAGTCAAgtgtattttttcaaattttagtCGACGGGCTCAATGTCTAGATACGGAACAGGGCTGGCTTTAGTGGTTACAATCACTTACTATTATGGTTAGTCTCACGCTATCACGAACAATCACACATTACAAATAACACTATCACAGACTAATACGCACTTTTGTTCACAATCACGCATTACCACGCACCATAAATTGCTATCACGCACTACCACTTACCAGAACACACTATTCGCACGATTACACATGACCAGTAACACTATTGCGGACCAGTGCACCCTATCACTGACAATCACGCAGTACCACTCACCACAAATCGCTATCACGCGGGCGACTACGCGTTGGAAAGCTTTTGTCTACTTGCACGAGTTGACTTAAATTAatcttcttttatctttttcaaagtGAACGCAGCACAGTTAAAGCAAACTAAGCAACAAGTGATGTCTCTGGAAGATCTTCGTTAAAGTGCATGTTACAGTTTTTCGACCATTTCaatcaacagaaaaatattaacaCAGTACGGGTCTATTAACCAAGAACCGCTCAGTCTTCAGGCTGCTTTGCTCGTGTTTGAAGAGCACAAGGCAACTTGGTAGAAGTTTGTTTGTCATCGAGAGGGTCCGAACTTTTGCTATCTTTGAACGCTGATTGGCTCTATTCCATTGTTACTTACTTACATTCGGAAAAGTGACTTGATCGCAAAAGTGACTACGTGTGTGCGCAGTAGTTACAACCAGAGCACTAAAAGCAAAAATCTGtccttgattttatttttagggtTCTGGAGCGAAAACTGTACAAAGAGGAACTTGAACCTCAGTGGCCTGGTCCCAACGTGATGTGGGACTGGGACATGTGGGTAAGGAGCCCGCAGGTGAGAAAGGGCCGAGAGTGCATTATACCGGACATCTCTCGCACCTATCATTTTGGGGCCAGAGGACTGAATGTGAATCCATACATGCAGAGGACTTACTTCTCTGCACGTGCGCTGAATACTGAGCCAAACGTAACGTTGAACGTGGACATCATGTACAAGGAGAGATATGAAAAGGAGCTACAGCGGTTACTTAGGTAAAAATCACTGCAAGTTATTGCTGAAATAAATTTGGGATTGCGTTGGATTTGAACTGTCTTTGGTAGGGCATGTTCCCGCAGACCCCTCCACCAGTTAGATTCAAAGCCAGAGAAAAAGCGTTTTACCCGCGCTTTACCCGCTGTTCACATCTATCGAGCTCTCATTGGCTGGCTGTGATATTTGCCTTAGCCATAGTTATCACATCAGCCAATCAGGAAAAAGATAGTATACGCAAGGCGCTTAAgggaactaaaaaaaatattaaatcacGTAATGAAGCACGGTAAAAAGCTTGCGCCTCAACAAACGATCGGTTTAACCTAGGGTGTGACCAGTTGACAAGTTGGTGCCAGTTTTCTAGACAAATGAtcacaaagcaaaaaaataagtCTGGCGCAATCTTGGGTTTTAAATAACATGAAGTAATGATGTACGTATAAAGTTGGGTCCAGACCCAACCAGCTGGAGTTTATCTCGTGTCTGTGGTATGAAACGACAAGGAATACTGCTGCATTAGGAGTGTTACTTCTCCTCGTCACCCTGGAGGGTATGCCAGTGCATTGCATTTTGTAGGTATCCATGGACACTACCGACCAGAGCAgggttttgttcttttttgtcaaagaattcaacacaatgacctggccaaATCTCGAGCCCAGACTTCTCGTCCAGCGCGCAAGTTATGACACACTGCCCCTTCTACTTCGGCgataatttgattattttacttttttttctcttcttaatttttttcagaaaagctGTAGTCTTAGATCACTCAAGGACTCCATGCACAAACCCAAACGATTTTATCCCTTTGACGAAGAACAAGATCTACGTGTTTTATATAAGAATGGACAGCATTAACGACTTCACCACGTGGTCAAACGTAGCGAACTGTTTGAAAATATGGGATTTAGATCCAAGGGGTTTCCATAAACGTTTGTGGCGATTGTGGCTAAAAGACAATCATGTGTTGATTGTTGGGTGTCCTGTGTCACCCTACTGTAATTACAAACCAAGCAGATTACAACCAATTCACATtcccaagaaaaagaaatcttgaaaataGGGATTATAATATATTTGTAAGCAAGACGGAAGCTAGAGTAAATATATGCGTGCGTGGTTAATTCCTTGCCGGAAATCCACATAAAAGTGGAATAAGATGCATCTGTAATCATGGAGAAAAATTTGAACTGTTTGCGCCAGGTATGCggaatgataaagaaaaaaaatttcgctTTTCATTTTTAGCACCGGTCTCTGTAACCTATCGTTTATTTAGTGACAAAAATTCTAGACTTACTATTTTTATTCTCACAGATGACTCCCAATAAATCGCATCCGTTCGCGTTACCATAAGGGACCTTCGTTAGACCTAATTCTTAGCAATGCATCTAATGCTGTATTTGTTTACACTGTTGTTAAATAATTCTTCGATTCATGATGTACGTGACTGACTAAAATTCCCTCCACGTTTTCATGTGAGTTCAAAACAATGCGTTTTGAAGCTTTGCCTGAAAAATATGACTAATTAAAGTCATCTTGTAGTGTTTATGTTCCCTGAGCGCTAACCACTCGCTCACTACCAGTACATTGACTCTGAGAACACTTAAAAaagagaacactgaaaaaaccaaaaaactacTGCGCCGAAAACTGTCTCACAGCCATCTACAACAAAACATATTCCGCTTCGAGTATCAAAAGTTCCTCTTTGAAAACTTCACCGGTACTTTTTTACTTCTCTGCTGGAACTCAAGTTATCAAGCTGGATATCAGTAGCTTCTTCTTGCTTTTTCTTGAAGTATCTTCCACCAAAATATCCCAACACCCCTCCCCCAAGGGCTATGGCTGCTCCGGCCTTTAATCCTATGGCTAAGCCCAAAGGTCCCCCACACACCCCTCCCACCGCCGCGCCAATCAGCGGATAGGTAACTGCTTTGAGTTTGCTGgcctgaaaaagtaaaaaagaaaaaaaaaacatgctatGTTAAGTAGTGTTGAAATTATTGGCAAGTGACTGTAGAATGTAAACAGAGAGTGACATAGATCGGTAATGGAAGTTGATGTTCCATCAACAGTGGTAGGTTTATTACAATACGTCAATAGTTTTATTGTAACCTTAGAGAAAAAACCTTGTGAAATCCAGTAAAGGGAGTATATATAATCAAACCGAAAACGTAAACCGGTGTGATTGTTCGTCGCGAGATCATTTACGACAGTAGCATCCGCACAACTTATCTCTCTTTATTCCTTCCGGTACACGATATTCCTTCTGGTACACGATAGACGCACGTTAAGTCATAAAAGTTCCATACCGATGACGTAATTTTCCAATGTCCCGAGTAAcctgtgattggttgttgttcAGATTTGACCAACGAATCAAAAAAGCAGATATCTGTGTTGGTACGTAAAACGGAACAGAATATTTCGCGTCGCACAAGTATTTAACCCTAGGTGTGCATTATGCCCCACAAGATAAAACCCTTCACATCAGAGTAACCATCTTCCTTGTTCATAgtgcttttctatttgtttcatgTGGCTGACGTTTGATGCAGTTTCAGTGTGAGAGAGAATACGGTGCAAATATTCGAACGACAAACGCACCATTAAACGTTCAATCGTCTTGTAATTTCTATTGATTCAAAGAGGGGGTCAAATGAACCCTGTAATTTTCTATGTCACACCCTTGATGTTCACCTACCTTTCCCAACGCTCTGGTGCCTTCCTCCACATGAACTTGTGCACTCTCTATGTTGCCTTCGATGGAGTCGATTGTGTCTTGTTGCTCCTAAAGTTCACAAATGAATAATTTCAAATCACAAACCATAGCAAACACCCAATTATTAAAACGTTGACATCTAAAAAGTGTGATCCGTGAACGACTAGACCAAACGGCTTTCAGAGAAATCATCGCACAGATACATAATCAGTGATTCTTTTTTCCCGTTTTTCatgtgaactttttttttctacgatAATCCTTTTCTGTCAGGAAGAGCTTCCTTTCCTTTCAGATAGCTTCCATCGTCCATAAAGGAAAATTGATGGTGGATATTACGTACACCTGACCCATGAAGCCATAGGGTCTCACCGTTTATTGTAAGCGCTTTCTACgtgtcaacgtttttgaaaTCGAGTGTTCATTTCTTCTAAAAAAACATCTGCCACCAGAACGTCTTGTGGTATGATGTGGAGATCCATCTGcagcagtaaaatttttttaatagaaaactATTATAGTACTCACATGAACGATAGTTGAGAAATCATGGATGAGATCATTCAGTTCCATTAAACCctgcaaagtaaaaaaaagaagaaaatgatataccctttgaaatattttccttagcAGCcgttttttggttttgtcacgcaacgcgctctcacctcgttgcgtgacgagaccaagcAACAGCTGAAAAGGATACTACTCTTGAAATTGACTggtctgaaaaatttaataCTCAGGTCAAAAGAGGTTAATTATTCACCCCCTAGATCTGAATATAAATTCTTAACACTGTTTTAGTAATTTAATAATCAGGTCAAAAGAGGTTAATTATTCACTCCCTAGATCTGAATATAAATTCTTAACACTGTTTGCCATGTATTTCTCATAATCTTGCATCAGAAGATTTAGTGTAAAATCAAATATACCCTCTGGCTGATAATTTTATATCTTCTCATCACCTTCCTGTTGGAAAATGtactgatattgtgaggagaaattcatttttaatcagTTCTGggaagatgataaaaaaaaaaacttacggCTCTCAGTGAGTCCCAGGATACGACTGCGTCTTTGTCTACCACAACCAAGGTCTGAAGCTTTTGAGAGTTGCCATCTGGTTCTGTGGTGGTCACTGGTGGTAATgctaaaagattttaaaaatttacaaaaaaataaacaaaattgcactcttttattaaccctttacgaCTTAACATCATTttgcatactctccatactgttccctataaatttcctaaggtgctgaaagggagaatttgttgaacagtcaagagcttcttaatgTGAAATTCAAGGATGAtgctgaaggaaaaaattagatgctagtcactcttcggGGATCAAAAGGTTAATGCAGATCCATTGAGTGCTAAAGAGAATCCTCAAGGCCTAGCTCATTTTTGTGATTTAGGAACTCTTTCAGCTACATGTGATTATCCCAGTAATTTATCAAATGACGTGAAATCAAAATTCTACTACCATACCAAGGTCAGTTGGTTTATATCACCCCTTTCTACCAGAACTCGATGCCAGCAATTTCAGGTATTCATTGCTTGAAATTTTAGGTATTCTTTTGCTATCCTGATTGCACTTACAGCCAAGACAGGGCACTGGACTTGCAGGGGTCCTGCATGAAACTACGTTACGTCCCACTTTTCTTGCAAGCTCAAATCTTGCAGTCTTTGTCACTCGTGGTGGCACCCATAGGAGGGCCCAACCCACCTCATCTCCTCTATCTTAGGATTTTCAGATCACCTACACCCCTTTCAAAAACCTTTTGAGATTTTGCTATGTACTTAGTCACAACTATTAATGATAAATCCTCAGAAATAACTCACTGAATAGTTCTGTTCtggtattttttaaagaaacactAGCTGCTCATAATATCATGATATACTTACAAGTATCTTTGTATCTGGCAAAAGGCATTCTCTTAGGTTCCTTGTCCTGTTTTTCCCGAGCATACATCTGTTGCACCTCTCTAAAAGAACTGACTCCAGCCAAGATTTCCTCCTGTAGCGGCTTGATTCGCTGGTCAAACTCAGGAATATCTGATACCTGTACCTGTTTACGtatgttttccatttctttcaagtGGGATTTCAATTGCTGTAAATTCAACACACATTAACCCTCAACATCAGTACATacatgtttatatatatatatatatatatatatatatatatatatatatatattatgagaggaaaaaaggggacgtAACTCCGTTAACTCCGTTacgtccccttttttcctctcataatatttatcctgctctgcttcaacgtattgagcactgttccacgcgaaaatcgacttgcagacttcctatatatatatatatatatatattctgctctgcttcaatgtattgagcactgttccacgcgaaaatcgacttgcagacttcctatatatatatataggaagtctgtgtattgatttttccgtttacagtgctcaatacatagaAGTAGAGCATGATATATGTTGCAATAGgcgaaaaaaacagagagactatactttcatccctacaagcctgttttgtGATTGCTCCCTCATCAGGGGACTTTATTTATCAAATCCCTTGATGAGTGagcaatcacgaaacaggcttgtagggatgaaagtatagtctctctgttttttccctTATCGcaacatgtatatatatatatatatatatgcatgtaCGTATAGAATCCCCTGAAGAGTGACTTAATCACAAAACAGGTTTGTTGAGATGAAAGCgtagtctctttgttttttccctaaTTCAATAATATCACGCTCTACTTCTACTAACTaaaacacagacttcctatctgtatatatatatatataatgaataTATATTCCTTATACTGTTCTACACACATTTCCTAtagtgctgataaggagaacttgtttaacaatagAGAGCTTGAAATTAGAAAatcctcacagctaagaacactactgaaacgagtagttgtaagtaggacctgaaaaaaatttcaggcccgtacgggatttgaacccatgacctctgcgataccggtgcagcgctctaccaattgagctaacaagccaactgggagctggtcaatgaattgggtacaaataaacatccaagtgaatgaagattttttagatatatgaaaaattggtgatcatttccttcattctcatgatcttagtgaatgatttagcagtattactgtgaggagaaattagatgttggtctCTATTGGggtttaaaagggttaaaaaaaaaaatcagacatgGTTAAGTGTAAATGTTTGGATACAAAACTCAAGATTTTAACTAATATACTTTTTCTAAACTAATATCAaatgatatttcttttcaaGCATTGGGGTACAAGCATAAAACTCCTTATCTCTTGTCAATCTCTATTTGTCTGCATTTAACTGtcaagagtgaccaagaaagaatttctccttacaatatcaatacaatatcaaccagacaagtgatgcgaataaagaaaactatcaagttggggataattagttgatccaatactaaattctctgaactaacatcataagaattgtatggttgacagtaaggagatttAAAACTTGGTCagggagttaaagtgttaacaAGAGTCTGACATAATACTTTTCCGTAAGCAGAAATCCACCttatttttctttggtgttCCCTAATAGAATAATTCCCATGGGTGGACAGTTCTATTAATGGattcttttttctatttcggCTGGTGTATGGGTATGAGAAACTTGACTGCAATAATATATCTAAACTGGATTACACCATTTGTGCAAGAGTATCACAAGTTAAATGTATCTTTTTCCCATGCACTCCTAAAACTATTATACCTGAACTGTTCTTGCAGCATTTATTTGTTCTTTATTCAGTTCAAACCAAGCTACTGAACTGTAAAACTGCAAGACAAAAAAGTTGAGTTAAAAATTATGAACACAAGACAAATTGTTGCAAATAGATAGTTGCTATTGTGCTTCCAACCACTTCTGAACTCTTCATAAAAATTCTTCGCAAATATCTGATTAACCAAGTTGGCCATGTTTACAAGATCTCTCTCTGCCAATCCTTCTTTAAGAACCtgtcaaaaattttccttcatttctatATGAAAACCTCTGCCCCCAATCACTGAGATGAAACTCAGATGTTTGCCAGCATCTTCATCATCTCAGGAACTGAGTTTCATAAACAGTAACAGGCTATGATGTTGACTGACTACCAAGGCTGAAATTTCACAAACAGATGGCATTCACTGGGCTTAAAGGTTTCAAATCACTTTTTCAGGAtctttattttctatttctttcctCTACACATAATTGCAGATTGTAAAACCAAAAGATAACAGATGTCTTGCCGTTTCCATGTTTTTCTTGTGTTGCTGAAGTCTGGCAAGATCCGCTGGAAGTGCCACTTCAAATTTACGCAAAGCTGGTTCAAATCTTTTTATTGGGTGTCTGGGTAAGTTAGTAACTGTCTggtccactgaaaaaaaaatgaacaaaaataccttcaaattttcaaaaacaaatgtAAGACACAAGTTGCTCTAATGATTAAAGATTAATTGATTATACTAAAGATGGAGAGGTCCACAATTTAGCCTAAGCTAGATTGTTATATTTTCACTAGGCAAAGCAAAATCTGTACTCAAGCCTATTTGCCCGCCTGGATGTGATGTTAGTCCATCACAAAGTTATCCCCTAGCATTTCATCAAACTTCCCTGACAATTTGGTGGCATCCATTTATACAGTATAGTAAGGCATAGGGAGAGTAGAGTGTCTTGCCCAGGAACACAACACTAAGACCTGAtcaggtcttgaacccagaccccTTGGCCTGGAGTCCAGTGCACAGGTCATTAGGTCGTGGTGCCTCCCACATTGTTTCTTTGGCAAAAGACTTTATTGTTACATTACTTCTCGCCAATCAAGAGTATAAATAGGTACCAGCATTG
The sequence above is a segment of the Pocillopora verrucosa isolate sample1 chromosome 13, ASM3666991v2, whole genome shotgun sequence genome. Coding sequences within it:
- the LOC131773668 gene encoding protein O-linked-mannose beta-1,2-N-acetylglucosaminyltransferase 1; translated protein: MKKNMAKLVSNFTRQASLLGVVFRIRGKLTIASLIRVLLCAAVCTAFLGNIIFLLETRKMNSESEKNFIDRKNLGRISLRDRDVAGSKMEETTNKGYLDIEVYSSKEHASVVVNGKIVYQELNRLGMNVVVLNQNTGAVTARRRFDTYSTNQESTEMMEFISGLPDGRILCLTVKDEATISLLTSARSYLQSRGSSYIQQLQWRDMWAFVTQRVNNKNMVYAEGYQQSPSNDEWATPVRIHTTVPISKQSTVDCQWIKNDDNRRRKEFCDKFDGYEEICKCENPEQLAFEPPLPPDGSRINLPLLIMASNRPYYLYRMLKTLRQVQGLNHTMVTVFIDGFFEEPALLAGLYGLNVDQQAGVSERRARISQHYKRSLTASFARHADANVVVILEEDLDVSPDILTFFNQLLPVLENDDSLYCISAWNDQGYTHAVKDPAMTYRVETMPGLGWVLERKLYKEELEPQWPGPNVMWDWDMWVRSPQVRKGRECIIPDISRTYHFGARGLNVNPYMQRTYFSARALNTEPNVTLNVDIMYKERYEKELQRLLRKAVVLDHSRTPCTNPNDFIPLTKNKIYVFYIRMDSINDFTTWSNVANCLKIWDLDPRGFHKRLWRLWLKDNHVLIVGCPVSPYCNYKPSRLQPIHIPKKKKS
- the LOC131773667 gene encoding syntaxin-17-like; translated protein: MASFDSTDLNLDQTVTNLPRHPIKRFEPALRKFEVALPADLARLQQHKKNMETFYSSVAWFELNKEQINAARTVQQLKSHLKEMENIRKQVQVSDIPEFDQRIKPLQEEILAGVSSFREVQQMYAREKQDKEPKRMPFARYKDTSLPPVTTTEPDGNSQKLQTLVVVDKDAVVSWDSLRAGLMELNDLIHDFSTIVHEQQDTIDSIEGNIESAQVHVEEGTRALGKASKLKAVTYPLIGAAVGGVCGGPLGLAIGLKAGAAIALGGGVLGYFGGRYFKKKQEEATDIQLDNLSSSREVKKYR